A DNA window from Paraflavitalea devenefica contains the following coding sequences:
- a CDS encoding circularly permuted type 2 ATP-grasp protein → MLTNELLNGYCPDKNTWDEMYDTGAVRHQYSGVVDFLQHLSVEELGKKEEQAKRLFMTQGITFTVYNSGEGIEKIFPFDIIPRIITATEWNYIEKGIQQRLKALNLFLKDVYHEQFIIKDGLVPLSIIYSCPHFLREMVRFPVPYDIYVHIAGIDLIRDNDGTFYVLEDNLRTPSGVSYMLENREITKRIFPDLLPLMNVRSVMEYPNILHKNLVSMAPRQNNNPTVVLLSPGIYNSAYFEHTTLARMMGIELVEGRDLVVDNHRVYMKTTGGLQQVDVIYRRVDDDFLDPLVFNASSALGVSGIMSAYRKGNVAIVNAVGNGVADDKAIYSYVPAMIRYYLNEEPILKNVPTYQLGNVEEREYVFKNMNTMVIKKTNESGGYGMLMGHTASDKEISDYQAAILKDPRQFIAQPTISLSSAPCYMNGKLQPRRVDLRPYALCGPNGIRIVPGGLTRVALREGSLVVNSSQGGGSKDTWVLTV, encoded by the coding sequence ATGCTAACAAACGAGCTGTTGAATGGCTATTGCCCCGACAAGAATACCTGGGACGAAATGTATGATACCGGCGCTGTACGCCATCAATACAGCGGCGTGGTGGACTTCCTGCAGCACCTCAGCGTAGAAGAGTTAGGGAAAAAAGAAGAACAGGCTAAAAGGCTGTTCATGACCCAGGGCATCACCTTCACGGTATATAATAGTGGGGAAGGCATTGAAAAGATCTTCCCTTTCGATATTATCCCCCGCATTATTACAGCTACAGAATGGAACTATATTGAGAAAGGTATTCAGCAACGGCTCAAGGCCCTTAACCTCTTCCTGAAAGATGTATACCATGAGCAGTTCATCATCAAAGACGGACTGGTGCCCTTATCCATCATTTACAGTTGCCCTCACTTCCTCCGGGAAATGGTGCGCTTCCCGGTGCCTTATGATATCTATGTACATATTGCAGGTATTGACCTCATCCGGGATAATGATGGTACTTTCTATGTACTGGAAGATAACCTGCGCACGCCCAGCGGCGTAAGCTATATGCTGGAGAACAGGGAGATCACCAAGCGTATCTTCCCCGATCTGTTGCCACTGATGAATGTACGCAGCGTGATGGAATATCCCAATATCCTGCACAAGAACCTGGTATCAATGGCTCCGCGGCAAAATAATAATCCTACTGTCGTATTGCTCTCGCCGGGTATTTATAATTCTGCTTATTTTGAACATACCACGCTGGCCCGTATGATGGGCATAGAACTGGTAGAAGGCAGGGACCTGGTAGTAGACAACCACCGGGTATATATGAAAACCACCGGAGGCCTGCAGCAGGTAGATGTGATCTATCGCCGTGTGGATGATGACTTCCTTGATCCGCTGGTGTTTAATGCCTCCAGCGCGCTTGGCGTATCCGGTATTATGAGCGCTTACCGTAAAGGCAATGTAGCCATTGTAAATGCAGTGGGCAATGGTGTGGCCGATGATAAAGCCATTTACTCCTATGTACCCGCCATGATCCGTTATTACCTGAATGAAGAGCCCATTCTTAAAAATGTGCCCACCTACCAGTTGGGCAATGTGGAAGAGCGCGAATACGTGTTTAAGAATATGAACACGATGGTGATCAAGAAAACGAATGAGAGCGGTGGTTATGGTATGCTGATGGGGCACACCGCATCGGATAAGGAGATCAGCGATTACCAGGCAGCTATCCTGAAAGATCCCCGGCAGTTCATTGCACAACCTACGATCAGTTTATCTTCCGCACCCTGTTATATGAACGGAAAGCTACAGCCCCGGCGGGTAGACCTGCGGCCCTATGCATTATGCGGCCCCAATGGCATCCGCATTGTACCCGGCGGATTAACAAGGGTGGCCTTGCGCGAGGGCTCGCTGGTCGTAAACTCTTCACAGGGCGGCGGCAGTAAAGACACCTGGGTGCTGACAGTGTAA
- a CDS encoding alpha-E domain-containing protein — translation MLSRVADSLFWMNRYMERTDGILRMLKTNYALSQDDLQYFSWQPVLKIFTYLPEEEAAIIACQGRTVLQYMVSDKENPNSVLNIVTQARENARSVQDHITKELWQCLNDFYHTVRDEQLLEWLYKEDPITALDILIKQGLLFYGTSDITMARGEGYSFMNIGRFLERAIQSADILDVKFSDSKFDFSNITDTTYWRYLLLSISGYELYLRNYSGGFEARRVVEQIVLNDHFPRSVMYSIDQVSRYFERLKSEQTTTAYNSIDFMIGKVKSRVRYSTPESIMQQGLHEFLTGVKNELYAIGKALSQHYFAYT, via the coding sequence ATGCTTAGTAGAGTAGCCGATAGCTTATTCTGGATGAACCGGTATATGGAACGCACAGACGGCATTTTGCGGATGTTGAAAACGAACTATGCCTTATCGCAGGACGACCTGCAATATTTCTCCTGGCAACCGGTACTGAAGATCTTTACCTATTTACCGGAAGAGGAAGCAGCCATTATTGCCTGCCAGGGCAGAACGGTGTTGCAATACATGGTTTCCGATAAAGAGAATCCCAATTCAGTATTGAATATTGTTACGCAGGCCAGGGAAAATGCCCGCAGTGTACAGGACCATATTACCAAAGAACTGTGGCAATGCCTCAATGATTTTTACCATACCGTGCGCGATGAACAGTTACTGGAATGGCTGTACAAGGAAGACCCTATTACAGCATTGGATATCCTGATCAAGCAGGGATTGCTGTTTTATGGCACCTCCGATATTACTATGGCCCGCGGTGAAGGGTACTCCTTTATGAATATTGGCCGCTTCCTGGAACGGGCTATACAAAGCGCTGATATCCTGGATGTAAAGTTCAGTGACAGCAAGTTTGATTTCTCCAATATTACCGATACTACCTACTGGCGGTATTTGTTGTTGTCCATTTCCGGCTATGAACTGTACCTGCGGAATTATTCTGGTGGTTTTGAAGCGCGCCGGGTAGTGGAGCAGATTGTACTAAATGACCATTTCCCCCGTTCTGTGATGTATTCTATAGACCAGGTAAGCCGGTACTTTGAACGCCTGAAAAGCGAACAGACCACTACCGCCTATAATAGTATTGATTTTATGATCGGTAAAGTGAAAAGCCGGGTACGTTATTCCACGCCGGAAAGCATTATGCAGCAGGGACTGCATGAATTCCTGACCGGCGTCAAGAATGAACTATATGCTATAGGTAAAGCACTTAGCCAACATTACTTTGCTTATACCTGA
- a CDS encoding transglutaminase family protein — translation MPRFKIHHVTRYSYEVPVVDSANQIMLFPLEDVYQDVLKHDLMITGEPVLDLYHDYYGNKVGSFMYTASHKELVIDARMEVVTHKRTLPVETAAKEDQWNNLLSLAYDIPYIDFLKQEKFNALSAVQAIANAAESRQVTVLKAANLLNDYVYTNFQYIKGVTTVETTLDEIWQLKAGVCQDFAHILLAMLRMIDIPARYVSGYVCPNRNGMRGEGATHAWVEAYIPFYGWLGFDPTNNCIANELHVRLAVGRSFMDCSPVKGTYKGTANHRLDVGVSVAYEDGVTQNDAATVLTPQPVAPTNGEPKNSWRQHMEMMQQQQQQ, via the coding sequence ATGCCAAGATTTAAAATTCACCACGTTACCAGGTATAGCTATGAGGTGCCTGTTGTGGATAGTGCTAACCAGATTATGTTATTCCCGCTTGAAGATGTGTACCAGGATGTACTGAAACACGATCTGATGATTACCGGTGAACCGGTCCTAGACCTGTACCATGATTATTATGGCAATAAGGTAGGCTCCTTTATGTATACAGCTTCCCATAAGGAGCTGGTCATCGATGCGCGGATGGAAGTGGTGACCCATAAAAGAACACTTCCTGTAGAAACGGCCGCCAAAGAAGACCAATGGAATAACCTGCTTTCCCTGGCTTATGATATTCCCTATATTGATTTCCTGAAGCAGGAAAAGTTCAATGCCTTATCAGCAGTGCAGGCTATTGCCAATGCTGCTGAAAGCAGGCAGGTGACGGTATTGAAAGCAGCCAATTTGCTGAATGATTATGTGTATACCAATTTCCAATACATAAAAGGTGTGACGACGGTAGAAACCACCCTCGATGAAATATGGCAATTGAAGGCGGGCGTTTGCCAGGACTTCGCACACATCCTGCTGGCTATGCTGCGCATGATTGATATCCCCGCGCGTTATGTAAGTGGCTATGTGTGTCCCAACCGCAATGGCATGCGGGGTGAAGGTGCTACCCATGCCTGGGTGGAGGCCTATATTCCTTTTTATGGATGGCTGGGCTTTGATCCTACCAATAACTGTATCGCCAATGAGCTGCACGTACGACTGGCAGTAGGCAGAAGCTTTATGGATTGCTCACCTGTAAAAGGGACTTATAAAGGAACAGCCAATCACCGCCTGGATGTAGGCGTCTCTGTGGCTTATGAGGATGGTGTTACACAAAATGATGCGGCTACTGTACTTACACCACAACCTGTGGCGCCCACCAATGGGGAACCTAAGAACTCCTGGCGCCAGCATATGGAGATGATGCAGCAGCAACAACAGCAATAA
- the ilvA gene encoding threonine ammonia-lyase produces MSLPASHTTELEFHKAALRLKKVVTKTPLILNQSLSRKYGCNVYLKREDLQVVRSYKLRGAYNMMSSLPAEQLQKGVVCASAGNHAQGFAFSCKKLGVKGVVFMPIITPNQKVKQTRMFGEDYIEVVLVGDTFDDCAIAAKAYTEKQGMTFIPPFDDLRIIEGQGTVAVEILEELSDIDYVFVPVGGGGLSAGVGSYFKTYSPRTKIIGLEPEGAPSMKRALEAGQPVTLENIERFVDGAAVKRVGDLTFAICKEVLDDMHLVPEGKICSTILKLYNEDAIVVEPAGALSIAALDDYAGAIKGKNIVCIVSGSNNDIDRMQEIKERSLQYEGLKHYFLVRFAQRPGALKEFVNHVLGPNDDITRFEYMQKHNKETGPALVGVELQSREDYEVLLRNMNKYHINYTELNKNDNLFGYLV; encoded by the coding sequence ATGAGCTTACCTGCGTCCCATACTACAGAACTTGAATTTCATAAAGCGGCCCTACGGTTAAAGAAAGTGGTGACCAAAACACCCCTGATACTTAACCAGTCCCTTTCCCGTAAATACGGCTGTAATGTGTACCTGAAGCGGGAGGACCTGCAGGTAGTACGCTCCTATAAGCTGCGCGGCGCTTACAACATGATGAGCAGCCTGCCGGCAGAACAACTCCAGAAGGGAGTGGTATGCGCCAGTGCAGGCAATCATGCACAGGGCTTTGCTTTCTCCTGTAAAAAATTAGGGGTGAAGGGGGTGGTATTCATGCCCATCATTACACCCAACCAGAAGGTGAAGCAAACCCGGATGTTTGGCGAAGATTACATTGAAGTAGTATTGGTAGGCGATACTTTTGATGATTGTGCCATTGCTGCCAAAGCGTACACGGAAAAGCAGGGCATGACCTTTATTCCTCCTTTTGATGATCTCCGCATCATTGAAGGGCAGGGTACGGTAGCTGTAGAGATACTGGAAGAACTGTCTGACATTGATTATGTATTTGTTCCTGTAGGTGGCGGCGGACTCAGTGCCGGTGTCGGTTCCTATTTTAAAACCTATTCACCCCGCACCAAGATCATAGGACTGGAGCCGGAAGGCGCTCCTTCTATGAAAAGAGCATTGGAAGCAGGACAGCCGGTAACATTGGAAAACATAGAACGGTTTGTGGATGGCGCCGCCGTGAAGCGGGTAGGGGACCTCACATTCGCTATCTGTAAAGAAGTGCTGGACGATATGCACCTCGTGCCGGAAGGCAAGATCTGTTCCACCATCCTGAAACTATACAATGAAGACGCCATTGTGGTAGAGCCTGCCGGCGCCTTATCTATTGCCGCCCTGGATGATTATGCCGGTGCCATCAAAGGAAAGAACATCGTATGCATTGTAAGTGGCAGCAACAATGACATTGACCGTATGCAGGAGATCAAAGAGCGCAGTCTGCAATACGAAGGATTGAAACATTACTTCCTGGTGCGTTTTGCACAACGCCCCGGAGCGCTCAAAGAGTTTGTGAACCATGTACTGGGACCAAACGATGATATTACCCGCTTTGAATACATGCAAAAGCACAACAAAGAAACCGGTCCTGCGCTGGTAGGCGTAGAATTACAATCCCGGGAAGATTATGAAGTGCTGCTCCGCAATATGAATAAGTACCATATCAACTACACGGAGCTGAATAAGAATGATAACCTGTTTGGGTACCTGGTATAG
- the ilvC gene encoding ketol-acid reductoisomerase, whose protein sequence is MAKLNFGGVEENVVTREEFPLAKAQAVLKNEVVAVIGYGVQGPGQALNQKDNGINVIVGQRKNSKTWDKAVRDGFVPGETLFEIEEALQRGTIICYLLSDAAQIQLWPTVQKHLTPGKALYFSHGFGITFNEQTGIVPPKDVDVFLVAPKGSGTSLRRMFLQGRGLNSSYAIFQDATGKAKERVVALGIAVGSGYLFETDFKKEVYSDLTGERGTLMGAIQGIFAAQYEVLRKKGHTPSEAFNETVEELTQSLMPLVAENGMDWMYANCSTTAQRGALDWWKKFRDATLPVFTELYESVAAGKESQRSIDSNSQPDYREKLEVELKELRDSEMWQAGKTVRSLRPENQAAQPAKKAAGVA, encoded by the coding sequence ATGGCAAAGTTAAATTTCGGCGGTGTGGAAGAAAACGTAGTAACCCGTGAAGAGTTCCCACTGGCCAAAGCGCAAGCTGTATTGAAAAATGAAGTAGTGGCAGTAATTGGCTACGGTGTACAAGGTCCCGGCCAGGCGCTGAACCAAAAAGATAATGGCATCAACGTAATCGTTGGGCAACGTAAGAATTCCAAGACATGGGATAAAGCGGTGCGTGATGGATTTGTGCCCGGCGAAACATTGTTTGAAATAGAAGAGGCTTTGCAACGTGGCACCATCATCTGCTACCTGCTGAGTGATGCTGCCCAGATCCAACTGTGGCCTACTGTACAAAAGCACCTTACACCCGGCAAAGCCCTGTACTTCTCTCATGGCTTTGGTATCACCTTCAATGAGCAGACAGGCATCGTTCCTCCCAAGGATGTAGACGTATTCCTGGTAGCTCCCAAAGGTTCCGGTACTTCTCTGCGTCGCATGTTCCTGCAGGGCCGTGGCCTCAACAGTAGCTATGCTATCTTCCAGGATGCTACCGGTAAAGCCAAAGAAAGGGTTGTTGCCCTGGGTATTGCTGTAGGTAGCGGTTACCTGTTTGAAACTGATTTCAAGAAAGAAGTATACTCCGACCTTACCGGTGAAAGGGGTACCCTCATGGGGGCAATCCAGGGTATCTTCGCTGCTCAATACGAAGTACTGCGTAAGAAAGGCCATACGCCTTCTGAAGCATTCAACGAAACAGTGGAAGAGTTGACACAATCCCTCATGCCGCTGGTAGCAGAAAATGGTATGGACTGGATGTATGCCAACTGTTCTACTACTGCACAGCGTGGTGCGCTGGATTGGTGGAAGAAGTTCCGCGACGCTACTTTGCCTGTATTCACTGAACTGTATGAAAGTGTGGCTGCCGGTAAAGAAAGCCAGCGTTCTATTGATTCCAACAGTCAGCCCGACTACCGTGAAAAGCTGGAAGTGGAACTGAAAGAACTGCGCGACAGTGAAATGTGGCAAGCTGGTAAAACAGTAAGAAGCCTGCGTCCTGAAAACCAGGCTGCACAACCTGCCAAGAAAGCTGCCGGAGTAGCTTAA
- the ilvN gene encoding acetolactate synthase small subunit translates to MSKQEFTVTVYTENQIGLLNRIAIMFSRRKINIESLNTSPSEVEGIHRFTIVINETEDVVRKLARQIEKQVEVLKAYYNTNEEIVWQELAMYKVPTDEIAEKVKVERLLREYGARAVVIRKDYTVFETTGQREETDKLIAVLEPYGLIEFVRSARVAIIKASSGFHEKLKEFEQTEPSEEVIENEFLDKQDEVFTM, encoded by the coding sequence ATGTCAAAGCAGGAGTTTACAGTAACGGTATACACAGAGAACCAGATCGGTTTACTGAACCGTATTGCCATCATGTTCTCACGCCGTAAGATCAACATTGAAAGCCTCAATACCTCACCCAGTGAAGTGGAAGGTATTCACCGCTTTACCATTGTGATCAATGAAACAGAGGATGTGGTGAGAAAGCTGGCCCGCCAGATCGAAAAGCAGGTAGAGGTACTGAAAGCCTACTACAATACCAATGAAGAGATCGTTTGGCAAGAGTTGGCCATGTACAAAGTGCCTACCGATGAGATCGCCGAAAAGGTAAAAGTGGAAAGGTTATTGCGTGAGTATGGCGCCCGGGCGGTAGTGATCCGTAAAGACTATACCGTCTTTGAAACCACTGGTCAGCGTGAAGAAACCGATAAACTGATTGCCGTACTGGAGCCTTACGGACTGATAGAGTTCGTACGTAGCGCCCGTGTGGCCATCATTAAAGCCAGCAGCGGTTTCCATGAAAAGCTGAAGGAGTTTGAACAAACAGAGCCAAGCGAAGAGGTGATAGAAAATGAATTCCTGGATAAGCAGGATGAAGTGTTCACCATGTAA
- the ilvB gene encoding biosynthetic-type acetolactate synthase large subunit has product MSSTIEMAPKKNQPQSKTTNISGSVAVLEAFIAEGVDTIFGYPGGAIMPIYDALYDYQQKLKHILVRHEQGGIHAAQGYARTSGRTGVVFATSGPGATNLVTGLADAMIDSTPLVCITGQVFAHLLGTDAFQETDVINITTPVTKWNYQVTDATEIPAVLAKAFYIANSGRPGPVLIDITKNAQLQKFDYAGYEKCNHIRSYRPKPIVRKEYVEQAAKLINEAEKPFVIFGQGVILGKAETEFKKFLEKSGIPAAWTIMGESAIPTDHPLAVGMLGMHGNYGPNVLTNECDVLIAIGMRFDDRVTGRLDKYAKQAKVIHLDIDPSEIDKNVKSTVPVWGDCKETLPLLTELIAPKVYPQWLQKFREFQQQEEETCINPELNPTSEQLTMGEVIKILNELTGGDAVIVTDVGQHQMVACRYAKFNQSKSNVTSGGLGTMGFALPAAIGAKFGAPDRTVVAIIGDGGFQMTLQELGTIMQSEVNVKILILNNQFLGMVRQWQQLFHDKRYSFVDIASPDFVQVAKGYRIEGNSISQRDKLKAGLQQMLEHKGAYLLEVMVGKENNVFPMVPQGCSVAEIRLK; this is encoded by the coding sequence ATGAGCAGTACAATCGAAATGGCGCCCAAAAAGAACCAGCCACAAAGCAAGACTACCAATATCAGTGGGTCTGTTGCTGTGTTGGAAGCCTTTATTGCGGAAGGTGTGGACACCATCTTTGGTTATCCCGGCGGCGCTATCATGCCTATCTATGATGCCTTGTATGATTACCAGCAAAAACTGAAACATATACTGGTCCGTCATGAGCAGGGTGGTATCCATGCTGCACAGGGATATGCCCGTACCTCCGGCCGTACAGGGGTAGTCTTTGCTACCAGCGGCCCTGGTGCTACTAACCTGGTGACAGGACTGGCAGACGCCATGATTGATAGTACGCCACTGGTTTGTATCACCGGTCAGGTATTTGCACACCTGCTGGGTACCGATGCCTTCCAGGAAACCGATGTGATCAACATTACCACACCGGTTACCAAATGGAATTACCAGGTAACAGATGCTACTGAAATTCCCGCCGTACTGGCCAAAGCCTTTTACATTGCCAACAGCGGCAGGCCCGGCCCGGTATTGATTGATATTACCAAGAATGCACAGTTGCAAAAGTTTGACTATGCAGGCTATGAAAAGTGCAACCATATCCGCAGCTATCGTCCCAAGCCCATCGTACGTAAAGAGTATGTAGAGCAGGCTGCCAAACTCATCAATGAAGCCGAGAAGCCATTCGTGATCTTTGGACAGGGCGTAATCCTGGGTAAAGCAGAAACGGAATTCAAAAAGTTCCTGGAGAAATCCGGTATTCCTGCTGCCTGGACCATCATGGGTGAGAGCGCTATCCCTACTGACCATCCGCTGGCGGTAGGTATGCTGGGCATGCATGGTAATTATGGTCCCAACGTATTGACCAACGAATGCGATGTACTTATTGCCATCGGTATGCGTTTCGATGACCGTGTTACCGGCAGGCTGGATAAATATGCCAAGCAGGCCAAAGTCATTCACCTGGATATTGACCCCTCGGAGATTGATAAAAACGTTAAATCTACTGTACCGGTATGGGGCGATTGTAAAGAAACATTGCCCTTGCTCACGGAACTGATAGCGCCCAAAGTATATCCCCAGTGGCTGCAGAAATTCCGTGAATTCCAGCAACAGGAAGAAGAAACCTGTATCAATCCTGAACTGAACCCTACGTCGGAACAACTGACCATGGGAGAGGTGATCAAAATACTGAATGAATTAACTGGTGGAGATGCGGTGATCGTTACAGACGTAGGTCAGCACCAGATGGTGGCCTGCCGTTATGCTAAGTTCAACCAGTCCAAGAGCAATGTTACTTCTGGTGGTCTGGGTACCATGGGCTTTGCTTTACCCGCTGCTATCGGCGCCAAGTTTGGAGCACCCGACAGAACGGTAGTTGCGATCATCGGTGATGGCGGATTCCAGATGACCCTGCAGGAGTTGGGCACCATCATGCAAAGTGAAGTAAATGTAAAAATACTCATCCTCAACAACCAGTTCCTGGGTATGGTGCGCCAGTGGCAGCAACTCTTCCACGACAAGCGTTACTCCTTTGTGGATATTGCCAGCCCCGATTTTGTACAGGTAGCTAAAGGTTATCGTATTGAAGGCAACAGTATTTCCCAAAGGGATAAACTGAAAGCCGGCTTACAGCAAATGCTGGAGCACAAAGGAGCCTACCTGCTGGAAGTAATGGTAGGAAAGGAAAACAACGTATTCCCCATGGTGCCGCAGGGATGCAGTGTAGCAGAGATCAGGTTGAAATAA
- the ilvD gene encoding dihydroxy-acid dehydratase yields MKELNKYSKTITQDVTQPAAQAMLYGIGLTEDDLKKAQVGVVSMGYDGNTCNMHLNDLAKVVKQGVWDNELVGLIFNTIGVSDGISNGTEGMRYSLVSRDIIADSIEAVCGAQYYDGVIALPGCDKNMPGSVIAMGRLNRPAIMVYGGTIAPGHYKGQDLNIVSSFEALGQKIAGTLSEEDFKGIVRNSCPGAGACGGMYTANTMASAIEALGMSLPYSSSNPALSEDKQKECLEAGKAIRLLLEKDIKPRDIMTRKAFENAITVIMILGGSTNAVLHLIAMAKSVDVPLTQDDFQAISNKIPVLADFKPSGKYLMQDLHQYGGVPAVMKYLLKKGLLHGDCLTVTGKTLAENLADAPDLDFNQQKIILPLETPIKATGHLQILYGNLAEKGSVAKISGKEGERFEGPARVFDGEFELINGINTGKIKAGDVVVIRNVGPKGAPGMPEMLKPTSAIIGAGLGKSIALITDGRFSGGTHGFVVGHITPEAYEGGLIALVQDNDIIELDATKNTIVLKVADQVIAERRAKWKQPALKATKGLLYKYARSVKDASEGCVTDEN; encoded by the coding sequence ATGAAAGAATTAAACAAATATTCAAAGACGATTACGCAGGATGTAACGCAGCCTGCTGCCCAGGCCATGCTGTATGGTATTGGTTTAACAGAGGATGACCTGAAAAAAGCACAGGTAGGTGTCGTGAGCATGGGGTATGATGGCAACACCTGCAACATGCACCTGAATGACCTGGCCAAAGTAGTAAAGCAGGGTGTATGGGACAATGAGCTGGTAGGACTGATCTTTAATACCATTGGTGTAAGTGATGGTATCAGCAACGGGACCGAAGGTATGCGTTACTCCCTGGTGAGCCGCGATATCATCGCCGATTCTATTGAAGCCGTATGCGGCGCACAATATTACGATGGCGTCATTGCATTGCCTGGTTGTGATAAGAACATGCCCGGCTCTGTTATTGCCATGGGACGTTTAAACCGCCCGGCCATCATGGTATACGGTGGTACTATTGCTCCCGGTCACTACAAAGGCCAGGACCTGAATATTGTTTCTTCTTTTGAAGCGCTGGGCCAAAAAATTGCCGGCACTTTGTCTGAGGAAGACTTCAAAGGCATTGTACGTAATTCCTGTCCCGGTGCAGGCGCCTGCGGCGGTATGTACACGGCCAATACCATGGCTTCTGCTATTGAAGCATTGGGTATGAGCCTGCCGTACTCTTCTTCCAATCCTGCTCTGAGCGAGGACAAACAAAAAGAATGTCTGGAAGCAGGCAAGGCCATCCGCCTGCTGCTGGAAAAAGATATCAAGCCCCGCGACATCATGACGCGCAAGGCTTTTGAGAATGCCATCACAGTGATCATGATCCTGGGTGGAAGCACCAATGCTGTACTGCACCTCATCGCCATGGCCAAGAGCGTGGATGTTCCTCTTACGCAAGATGATTTCCAGGCCATCAGCAATAAGATACCGGTACTGGCCGATTTCAAACCCAGCGGTAAATACCTCATGCAGGACCTGCACCAATATGGCGGCGTGCCTGCTGTGATGAAATACTTATTGAAGAAAGGATTGCTGCATGGTGATTGTCTTACCGTAACCGGTAAAACACTGGCTGAGAACTTAGCCGATGCACCCGATCTGGATTTCAATCAACAGAAGATCATCCTTCCCCTCGAAACGCCTATCAAAGCAACAGGGCATTTACAAATACTCTATGGTAACCTGGCCGAGAAAGGTAGTGTAGCCAAGATCAGCGGTAAGGAAGGAGAAAGATTTGAAGGCCCGGCCCGTGTATTTGATGGTGAGTTTGAGCTCATCAATGGTATCAATACCGGTAAGATCAAGGCCGGTGATGTCGTAGTTATCCGTAACGTAGGGCCGAAAGGTGCTCCCGGTATGCCTGAGATGCTGAAACCTACCTCTGCCATCATAGGCGCTGGTTTGGGTAAAAGCATTGCACTCATCACCGATGGCCGTTTCAGCGGTGGTACCCACGGCTTCGTGGTAGGTCATATTACCCCTGAGGCGTATGAAGGTGGATTGATCGCCCTGGTACAGGACAATGATATCATTGAGCTGGATGCCACCAAAAATACCATTGTGCTGAAAGTAGCTGATCAGGTGATTGCCGAACGCAGGGCTAAGTGGAAACAACCTGCCCTGAAAGCCACCAAGGGCCTCCTGTACAAATACGCCCGGAGCGTAAAGGATGCCTCTGAGGGTTGTGTAACTGACGAGAATTAA
- the ilvE gene encoding branched-chain-amino-acid transaminase: protein MASYYNENTIVYHNGKYVKATEAKVDLYGQTMHYGLGVFEGIRSYKTVDGHTRIFKAVEHYDRLKNSAEAMNMPYDWHAVDLIDATYEVLRQNNLQDAYIRPLVYGPANMSFNLNTESNIVIEVWEMGKFLGDKLLRVLSSPFQRPNPAGFKIEAKACGHYVNSILASQDAKAKGYDEALLTDMNGFIAEGPGANMFFEKDGVLYTPSLGNILPGITRATVIELCAELNINVAEGQFTIEQLKQADAAFFCGTAAEVIGWESLDETKFPLDWNKSLGRVLQQAYKDRVTEQPLAPERLNGANKGLKSKEAIAERS, encoded by the coding sequence ATGGCATCGTATTACAACGAGAACACCATTGTTTACCACAATGGAAAATATGTGAAAGCCACGGAGGCTAAGGTAGACCTGTATGGTCAGACAATGCATTATGGTCTGGGCGTATTTGAAGGCATTCGTTCCTATAAAACAGTGGATGGCCATACCAGGATCTTTAAAGCGGTGGAGCATTATGATCGCTTAAAGAATTCTGCCGAAGCAATGAATATGCCTTACGACTGGCATGCGGTAGACCTGATTGATGCTACCTATGAAGTGTTACGTCAAAATAACCTGCAGGATGCGTATATCCGTCCGCTGGTATATGGACCTGCCAATATGAGCTTCAACCTCAATACCGAATCCAACATTGTGATTGAGGTGTGGGAGATGGGGAAATTCTTAGGCGATAAGCTGTTGCGGGTATTGAGCTCTCCGTTTCAGCGTCCCAATCCTGCCGGTTTTAAAATAGAAGCCAAGGCCTGCGGTCATTATGTGAACTCTATCCTGGCCAGCCAGGATGCCAAGGCCAAAGGATATGATGAAGCCTTGCTGACCGATATGAATGGCTTTATCGCAGAAGGTCCGGGCGCCAACATGTTCTTCGAAAAAGATGGTGTGCTCTATACGCCCTCCTTGGGCAATATATTACCGGGCATCACCAGGGCTACGGTCATTGAATTGTGTGCTGAATTGAATATAAATGTGGCAGAAGGGCAATTCACCATTGAGCAGTTGAAGCAGGCTGATGCTGCTTTCTTCTGTGGCACGGCTGCTGAGGTGATTGGCTGGGAATCATTGGATGAAACAAAATTCCCGCTCGATTGGAATAAGAGCCTGGGTAGGGTACTGCAACAGGCTTATAAAGACCGGGTAACTGAACAACCGCTGGCGCCGGAAAGACTCAATGGAGCCAATAAAGGGTTGAAGAGTAAAGAAGCCATAGCAGAAAGATCATAA